One Globicephala melas chromosome 18, mGloMel1.2, whole genome shotgun sequence DNA segment encodes these proteins:
- the LOC115866795 gene encoding complement C1q and tumor necrosis factor-related protein 9 has protein sequence MRIWWLLFVSGACAGMVSSQDTCRQGHPGVPGNPGHNGLPGRDGRDGAKGDKGDAGEPGHPGGPGKDGMTGEKGEPGADGNVEAKGVKGDQGSRGPPGKHGPKGLVGPMGEKGLRGETGAQGQKGEKGDVGPVGPEGPKGSTGPSGPTGLPGPVGPTGKPGPRGDAGPLGPQGEPGARGMRGWKGDRGEKGKIGETPVLPKSAFTVGLTVLSKFPPSDVPIKFDRILYNEFGHYSVATGKFTCHVAGVYYFTYHITVFSRNVQVSLVKNGVKVLHTKDGYMSSEDQASGGIVLQLKLGDEVWLQVTGGERFNGLFADEDDDTTFTGFLLFSSA, from the exons ATGAGGATCTGGTGGCTCTTGTTCGTCTCCGGGGCCTGCGCAGGGATGGTGAGCTCACAGGACACCTGCAGGCAGGGCCACCCTGGCGTCCCCGGGAACCCAGGTCACAATGGATTGCCCGGGAGAGATGGACGTGATGGAGCAAAGGGCGACAAGGGGGATGCAG GCGAACCAGGACATCCTGGTGGCCCAGGGAAGGACGGGATGACCGGAGAGAAAGGAGAACCAG GAGCCGATGGAAACGTTGAAGCAAAGGGCGTCAAAGGTGATCAGGGCTCAAGAGGCCCCCCAGGGAAACACGGGCCAAAGGGACTTGTGGGCCCCATGGGAGAGAAAGGCCTCAGAGGAGAGACCGGCGCCCAAGGGCAGAAGGGGGAGAAGGGCGACGTGGGTCCCGTTGGCCCAGAAGGGCCAAAGGGCAGCACTGGACCTTCGGGCCCAACTGGTTTACCTGGCCCCGTGGGCCCCACCGGAAAGCCGGGTCCCAGGGGAGATGCCGGCCCCCTGGGGCCCCAGGGTGAGCCCGGAGCCCGGGGAATGAGAGGCTGGAAAGGGGATcgaggagaaaaagggaaaattgggGAGACGCCAGTCTTGCCCAAAAGCGCCTTCACCGTGGGGCTCACGGTGCTGAGCAAGTTCCCTCCGTCAGACGTGCCCATCAAGTTCGACAGGATCCTGTACAACGAGTTTGGCCACTACAGCGTGGCCACGGGGAAATTCACCTGCCACGTCGCCGGCGTCTATTACTTCACCTACCACATCACCGTTTTCTCCAGGAACGTCCAGGTGTCTTTGGTCAAAAACGGGGTAAAAGTCCTGCACACCAAGGACGGTTACATGAGCTCCGAGGACCAGGCGTCCGGTGGCATCGTCCTGCAGCTGAAGCTCGGGGACGAGGTGTGGTTGCAGGTGACGGGAGGGGAGAGGTTCAACGGCCTGTTTGCGGATGAGGACGACGACACCACGTTCACGGGCTTCCTCCTGTTCAGCAGCGCGTGA